The following is a genomic window from Bacillus carboniphilus.
AGCTTCTAATAGTTTAAGTTTTCATCTTGGAAAGTACGAAAGGTTTAAATGGCAATTAAACCAAGGTGGAGGACTAGTATTTTCATTACTACGGAATGAACTTAGTGTTTTAGGGAGGCAGTTAGGAAAATTAGATGGACAGGTAAAACTAGGAAACGACGTGAAAGAGTTAAAGAATAGTATGGAAACTAGAAGGTCTTTTATTATTGACACTTTAACTCATATAGAGGCACAGTTAGGCGAGGATACCAGGAAATGGTATGTCCAGCTTTCAGATTTCGATTCTGAAACGTCTCAATGGTTTTGGAAGAGATTCAAAGAATACGAAGAAAAAATGTACTTAACTCAAAGTAGAGGTGATTAAAGATGCTCACACGCCCAACTCCAGGCGAGTACAATCCTTATTACAAAAACTATGTAAACCTTGTTCCTGATGGCGATCTACTAGAAACACTATCAGACCAAATCAACAAAACGGTTAAGCTGGTAAGAACTTTAAACGAAAAGCAGTGTCTTTTCCGATACGGGCCAGACAAATGGAGTATCAAGCAAGTCATCGGTCATGTTACGGACACTGAGAGAATAATGGGCTATCGGATGCTTTGCATTGCAAGAGGGGAGACAGTAGCATTACCAGGCTATGACGACCAATTATATATTCAGCATGCTTCATTTGAAAGCCAGTCTATGGAAGAATTAACAGATCATCTTGTAGCCGTAAGACAATCAACCATTCAACTGATTAAGAGCATGGATGAAGATGCATGGTTGAGAAAAGGAAACGCAAATGATGATGTTATCTCGGTTCGTGCTTTAGGCTGTATTATCATTGGGCATGAGATTCATCACAGAAATATAGTCAAGGAGCGCTATCTCAATTCCCATAATTATCCTATATAGATAAGTGATTCAAAGTAATTCAGTAACCTGCTTTCAGGAAATCAATTAGGTAAAATTACACATTTAAGGCAAATTAAAAATTTACCAATCCATGCTCTATAAAAC
Proteins encoded in this region:
- a CDS encoding DinB family protein, giving the protein MLTRPTPGEYNPYYKNYVNLVPDGDLLETLSDQINKTVKLVRTLNEKQCLFRYGPDKWSIKQVIGHVTDTERIMGYRMLCIARGETVALPGYDDQLYIQHASFESQSMEELTDHLVAVRQSTIQLIKSMDEDAWLRKGNANDDVISVRALGCIIIGHEIHHRNIVKERYLNSHNYPI